The proteins below are encoded in one region of Micromonospora yangpuensis:
- a CDS encoding STAS domain-containing protein, which translates to MERVPILKIGDILLVSIQLDMSDQTAVQLQEDLAERIVATGCHGVIIDITALDIVDSFVGRMLSTIASISKVLDAETVVVGMRPAVAITLVELGLSLNGIRTALNVERGMELVAAARADEFGYDFDEPDAETTATA; encoded by the coding sequence ATGGAACGGGTACCCATCCTGAAGATCGGCGACATCCTGCTGGTCTCCATCCAGCTCGACATGTCCGACCAGACCGCCGTGCAACTGCAGGAGGACCTGGCCGAGCGGATCGTCGCCACCGGTTGCCACGGCGTGATCATCGACATCACCGCGCTCGACATCGTGGACTCCTTCGTCGGGCGGATGCTCTCCACCATCGCCTCCATCTCCAAGGTGCTCGACGCCGAGACGGTGGTGGTCGGGATGCGCCCCGCCGTGGCCATCACCCTGGTCGAGCTGGGGCTCTCGCTCAACGGCATCCGGACCGCGCTCAACGTCGAGCGGGGCATGGAGCTGGTCGCCGCGGCCCGCGCCGACGAGTTCGGTTACGACTTCGACGAGCCGGACGCCGAGACGACGGCGACAGCATGA
- a CDS encoding ATP-binding protein — translation MITGVDLGQPQTQAVRADEDVVRVRQLVRTVAVQVKLSLVDQTKLVTAASELARNTLVYGGGGTVEVMTADNGRRRGVRIVFADSGPGIADLDLALTDGYTTGGGLGLGLSGARRLVDEFEIDTGVGRGTRITITKWSR, via the coding sequence ATGATCACCGGCGTCGACCTGGGGCAGCCGCAGACCCAGGCGGTCCGCGCCGACGAGGACGTGGTCCGGGTCCGCCAGTTGGTGCGTACCGTCGCGGTGCAGGTCAAGCTCTCCCTGGTCGACCAGACCAAGCTGGTCACGGCCGCGAGTGAGCTGGCCCGCAACACCCTGGTGTACGGCGGCGGCGGCACCGTCGAGGTGATGACCGCGGACAACGGCCGGCGGCGCGGCGTACGGATCGTCTTCGCCGACTCCGGTCCGGGCATCGCCGACCTGGACCTGGCGCTCACCGACGGCTACACCACCGGCGGCGGGCTCGGGCTGGGGCTCAGTGGCGCCCGCCGGCTGGTCGACGAGTTCGAGATCGACACCGGCGTGGGCCGGGGCACCCGGATCACCATCACCAAGTGGTCCCGTTGA
- a CDS encoding SpoIIE family protein phosphatase — MVPLTSDVVPDQGIWFRVESSSAASAVRRAAERLGSQLELGAERTADLAIVAAELTSNLVKHADEGALLLRPVRGTREAGVELIALDSGPGMADLAHSAQDGHSTAGTLGIGLGAILRQASWSDGYSRPGRGTAFVVQVWPVAAPEPSWAAGLTRPLTGESVSGDGYAVRVVEGRYQVLVSDGLGHGPLASAASDAALTAFRAAPAAPPGAVVQHLHRSMSHTRGAALAVAELDPAAGLLRYAGLGNISAMITVEGERRRGLVSLPGIAGHQRPTVREYDYPFAAGALLTMHSDGVVDRWSMDDYPGLADRSPLVVATTLLRDAGIRRDDACVLVARAWS; from the coding sequence GTGGTCCCGTTGACCTCCGACGTGGTTCCGGACCAGGGAATCTGGTTCCGGGTGGAGAGCAGCAGCGCGGCCAGCGCGGTCCGGCGGGCCGCCGAGCGCCTCGGCAGCCAGCTCGAACTCGGTGCCGAGCGCACCGCCGACCTGGCCATCGTCGCCGCCGAGCTGACCAGCAACCTGGTCAAGCACGCCGACGAGGGCGCGTTGCTGCTGCGGCCGGTACGCGGCACCCGGGAGGCCGGGGTGGAGCTGATCGCCCTCGACTCCGGGCCCGGCATGGCCGACCTGGCCCACTCCGCCCAGGACGGGCACTCCACCGCCGGCACCCTCGGCATCGGCCTCGGCGCGATCCTGCGGCAGGCGAGCTGGTCCGACGGGTACTCGCGCCCCGGCCGGGGCACCGCCTTCGTCGTGCAGGTCTGGCCGGTGGCGGCCCCGGAGCCGAGCTGGGCGGCCGGACTGACCCGACCGTTGACCGGCGAGTCGGTGAGCGGCGACGGGTACGCCGTCCGGGTCGTCGAGGGCCGGTACCAGGTGCTGGTCAGCGACGGGCTCGGACACGGACCGCTGGCCTCGGCCGCCAGCGACGCCGCGCTGACCGCGTTCCGGGCCGCGCCGGCCGCACCGCCCGGCGCGGTGGTGCAGCACCTGCACCGGTCGATGTCGCACACCCGGGGCGCCGCGCTGGCCGTCGCCGAACTCGATCCGGCCGCCGGACTGCTCCGGTACGCCGGGCTGGGCAACATCTCCGCCATGATCACTGTCGAGGGCGAGCGCCGCCGAGGGCTGGTCTCGTTGCCCGGGATCGCCGGCCACCAGCGGCCCACGGTGCGCGAGTACGACTACCCGTTCGCCGCCGGGGCCCTGCTGACCATGCACAGCGACGGGGTGGTCGACCGCTGGTCGATGGACGACTATCCCGGGCTGGCCGACCGGTCGCCGCTGGTGGTGGCCACCACGTTGCTGCGCGACGCCGGCATCCGGCGCGACGACGCCTGCGTGCTGGTCGCCCGGGCCTGGTCGTGA
- a CDS encoding sensor histidine kinase: MDEPLLQLALRVEHDIFVVRQRGREVAAAAGLEHQDQVRVATALSEVARDLLTITGGANVTFAVTGRVDGRFGLRIDLAPLRPLPDDDYQPQSGAVARLVDTLGVVRVEGDTVVRMSRRAPSHVPEPTPQRLAELRAELERVAPGSAVDELASQNQQLIAALDEVRSQRDELAVLNAELQETNHGVMALYNQLTEELEATNQGVVALYAELDEKSAQLRAASESKSRFLANVSHELRAPVTAIIGLGRLLTDGGSDPLTTEQSRQVELIRSSATDLLSLVNELLDLAKAESGRIEPAWAEVDLRLLFGQLRGTLRALASRDEVELVVEDPPHPAVIRTDEVLLAQVLRNLLHNALKFTERGEVRMRAEQRADRWQLTVTDTGVGIAPELHERVFEEFYQVPGSTRVGGTGLGLPYARRLVTLLGGTMQLTSTPGQGSSFTVALPVGGG, from the coding sequence ATGGACGAGCCGCTGCTGCAGCTGGCCCTGCGGGTGGAACACGACATCTTCGTGGTCCGCCAGCGGGGCCGGGAGGTGGCCGCAGCGGCCGGCCTGGAGCACCAGGACCAGGTCCGGGTCGCCACCGCGCTCAGCGAGGTGGCCCGGGACCTGCTGACCATCACCGGTGGGGCGAACGTCACCTTCGCCGTGACCGGCCGGGTCGACGGGCGCTTCGGCCTGCGAATCGACCTCGCGCCGCTGCGCCCGTTGCCCGACGACGACTACCAGCCGCAGTCCGGCGCGGTGGCACGTCTGGTCGACACGTTGGGCGTGGTACGCGTCGAGGGGGATACGGTCGTGAGGATGTCCCGACGCGCCCCCTCCCATGTGCCTGAGCCGACCCCGCAGCGGCTCGCGGAGCTGCGCGCCGAGCTGGAACGGGTCGCCCCCGGCAGTGCCGTGGACGAGCTGGCCAGCCAGAACCAGCAGTTGATCGCCGCCCTCGACGAGGTACGCAGCCAGCGCGACGAGCTGGCCGTGCTCAACGCGGAGCTGCAGGAGACCAACCACGGGGTGATGGCGCTCTACAACCAGCTCACCGAGGAGTTGGAGGCGACCAACCAGGGGGTGGTGGCCCTCTACGCCGAGCTGGACGAGAAGTCCGCCCAGCTGCGGGCGGCCAGTGAGTCCAAGAGTCGCTTCCTGGCCAACGTCTCGCACGAACTGCGGGCCCCGGTCACCGCGATCATCGGGTTGGGGCGGCTGCTCACCGACGGCGGCTCCGACCCGCTCACCACCGAGCAGAGCCGCCAGGTGGAGCTGATCCGCTCCTCCGCGACCGACCTGCTCAGCCTGGTCAACGAGCTGCTCGACCTGGCCAAGGCGGAGTCCGGGCGGATCGAGCCGGCCTGGGCCGAGGTGGACCTGCGTCTCCTCTTCGGGCAGTTGCGCGGCACCCTGCGGGCGCTGGCCTCCCGGGACGAGGTGGAGCTGGTCGTCGAGGATCCGCCGCACCCGGCAGTCATCCGAACGGACGAGGTGCTGCTGGCCCAGGTGCTGCGTAACCTCCTGCACAACGCGCTGAAGTTCACCGAGCGGGGCGAGGTGCGCATGCGGGCTGAGCAGCGGGCCGACCGGTGGCAGCTGACGGTGACCGACACCGGCGTCGGCATCGCCCCGGAGCTGCACGAACGCGTCTTCGAGGAGTTCTACCAGGTGCCGGGGAGCACCCGGGTCGGCGGCACCGGCCTCGGGCTGCCGTACGCCCGGCGGTTGGTGACCCTGCTCGGCGGCACGATGCAGCTGACCAGTACGCCGGGGCAGGGCAGCAGCTTCACCGTGGCCCTGCCGGTCGGTGGGGGCTGA
- a CDS encoding SpoIIE family protein phosphatase, giving the protein MDGSPATVLVVDDSQTKRYLLVSWLTRAGFRVVEAENGAEALARVDADPIDLVVLDVRLPDLSGFEVCERIKDAHPAIPVIHVSAHAVDVVDRAQGLTRGADAYLAEPIEPEELVATAHAVLRYYQARQRAELLAERLTGLADTTVAVHAAPNFARLLEAAATGAAQIFKCPAAVVAETFDGDCIAGVSAGPDAGAEVVPWIVDDTGVPTGSTVRIDEPEHWGLVDWPAGDTVTVAAARLREDRAPLYVVVPTHTQTARTPVLVQLAQAVAAAVEGQRSFDEEHRIAVTLQRSLLPRRIPEIAGLDLAVRYEPASAQTEVGGDFYELVMLDGHLLMAIGDVAGHSLHAATVMAELRHAVRAYAVEGHQPGQILHRVNELMRTLLPAELATICVLLLHPPTGRVRLASAGHLPALLSLDGKVDYIEHPAPLLGVRARRPDDLEFVLPAGATLVLYTDGLIERRDVTIDDGLAALAAVAARVDDDLDAFCERLVVELAPSEINDDVAVVALRRR; this is encoded by the coding sequence GTGGACGGCAGCCCCGCGACAGTGCTCGTCGTCGACGACAGCCAGACCAAGCGGTACCTGCTGGTGAGCTGGCTGACCCGGGCCGGCTTCCGGGTGGTCGAGGCGGAGAACGGCGCCGAGGCGCTGGCCCGGGTCGACGCGGACCCGATCGACCTGGTGGTGCTCGACGTACGCCTGCCCGACCTGAGTGGCTTCGAGGTCTGTGAGCGGATCAAGGACGCCCATCCGGCGATCCCGGTGATCCACGTCTCGGCACACGCGGTCGACGTGGTGGACCGGGCGCAGGGGCTGACCCGGGGCGCGGACGCGTACCTGGCCGAGCCGATCGAGCCGGAGGAACTCGTCGCGACCGCGCACGCGGTACTGCGCTACTACCAGGCGCGGCAGCGCGCCGAGCTGCTCGCCGAACGGCTCACCGGGCTGGCCGACACCACCGTGGCGGTGCACGCGGCACCGAACTTCGCCCGCCTGCTGGAGGCGGCGGCGACCGGCGCGGCGCAGATCTTCAAGTGCCCGGCGGCGGTGGTGGCCGAGACCTTCGACGGCGACTGCATCGCCGGGGTGTCGGCCGGCCCGGACGCCGGGGCGGAGGTGGTGCCCTGGATCGTCGACGACACCGGGGTGCCCACCGGCTCCACCGTCCGAATCGACGAGCCGGAACACTGGGGCCTGGTCGACTGGCCGGCCGGGGACACCGTCACGGTCGCCGCGGCCAGGCTCCGGGAGGACCGGGCCCCGCTCTACGTGGTGGTGCCGACCCACACCCAGACCGCGCGGACCCCGGTGCTGGTGCAGCTCGCCCAGGCCGTGGCGGCGGCGGTCGAGGGGCAACGCTCCTTCGACGAGGAGCACCGGATCGCGGTCACCCTGCAGCGCAGCCTGCTGCCCCGGCGGATCCCGGAGATCGCCGGGCTGGACCTCGCCGTCCGGTACGAGCCGGCCAGCGCCCAGACCGAGGTCGGCGGGGACTTCTACGAGCTGGTGATGCTCGACGGTCACCTGCTGATGGCGATCGGTGACGTCGCCGGCCACTCGCTGCACGCCGCGACGGTGATGGCCGAGCTGCGGCACGCCGTCCGGGCGTACGCCGTGGAGGGGCACCAGCCGGGGCAGATCCTGCACCGGGTGAACGAGTTGATGCGTACCCTGCTCCCGGCCGAGCTGGCGACGATCTGCGTGCTGCTGCTGCACCCGCCCACCGGGCGGGTCCGGCTGGCCAGCGCCGGGCACCTGCCGGCGCTGCTCAGCCTGGACGGCAAGGTCGACTACATCGAGCACCCGGCCCCGCTGCTCGGGGTCCGCGCCCGACGCCCCGACGACCTGGAGTTCGTCCTGCCGGCCGGGGCGACCCTGGTGCTCTACACCGACGGGCTGATCGAGCGGCGGGACGTCACCATCGACGACGGGCTGGCCGCGCTGGCCGCCGTCGCCGCCCGGGTCGACGACGACCTGGACGCCTTCTGCGAGCGTCTGGTGGTCGAGCTGGCCCCGTCGGAGATCAACGACGACGTAGCCGTGGTAGCCCTCCGCCGCCGCTGA
- a CDS encoding TIGR03086 family metal-binding protein yields MTTEIGRLLGAAGPGTVAVVRGTADGQFDLPTPCAEFRVRDLVNHLFEVVVNFQALAVRQPVDWAEKPDFLTGDWRERFEVETDRVVRAWSDPAALEGTSPMMGMPQQVVGGMILMDLIVHGWDLAAATGQPYDPAPETLPPSVALIAQLAPQGRQYGVFGAEVATGPDAPELDRLLGLAGRNPAWGR; encoded by the coding sequence ATGACGACGGAGATCGGTCGGTTGTTGGGCGCTGCCGGGCCGGGGACGGTCGCGGTGGTCCGGGGTACCGCTGACGGGCAGTTCGACCTACCCACCCCCTGTGCCGAGTTCCGGGTCCGTGACCTGGTCAACCACCTCTTCGAGGTGGTGGTCAACTTCCAGGCGCTGGCGGTCCGGCAGCCGGTCGACTGGGCGGAAAAGCCGGACTTCCTGACCGGGGACTGGCGGGAGCGGTTCGAGGTCGAGACCGACCGGGTGGTGCGGGCCTGGTCGGATCCGGCCGCGCTGGAGGGCACCTCGCCGATGATGGGCATGCCCCAGCAGGTGGTCGGCGGCATGATCCTGATGGATCTGATCGTGCACGGTTGGGATCTGGCGGCGGCGACCGGCCAGCCCTACGATCCGGCCCCCGAGACGTTGCCCCCGTCGGTCGCGCTGATCGCGCAGCTGGCGCCGCAGGGCCGGCAGTACGGCGTCTTCGGCGCGGAGGTGGCGACCGGCCCGGATGCCCCGGAGCTGGACCGGCTGCTCGGTCTCGCCGGCCGAAACCCGGCCTGGGGCCGCTGA
- a CDS encoding PadR family transcriptional regulator → MSTPHVLLGLLAAGTRHGYELKRAHDQRLPRARPLAFGQVYATLGRLQRDGLVVAAGQDRDGGPDRTAYALTADGRAALDQWLTTVEPPMPYVASTLFAKVVVALVAADVERARAYLIDQRQAHTQRLRELTTVKTAATASLDDVVAADFAIAHLDADLRWLQTTLDRVVDWHREVHS, encoded by the coding sequence GTGTCCACTCCACACGTGCTGCTCGGTCTGCTCGCCGCCGGCACCCGCCACGGCTACGAGCTGAAACGGGCGCACGACCAGCGGCTGCCCCGGGCCCGTCCGCTGGCCTTCGGGCAGGTCTACGCGACCCTCGGCCGGCTCCAGCGGGACGGCCTGGTGGTGGCCGCCGGGCAGGACCGCGACGGCGGGCCGGACCGGACGGCGTACGCGCTCACCGCCGACGGCCGCGCCGCGCTGGACCAGTGGCTGACCACCGTCGAGCCGCCGATGCCGTACGTCGCCAGCACCCTCTTCGCCAAGGTGGTGGTCGCCCTGGTCGCCGCCGACGTGGAACGGGCCCGGGCCTACCTGATCGACCAGCGGCAGGCGCACACCCAGCGGCTCCGCGAGCTGACCACGGTGAAGACGGCCGCCACGGCCAGTCTCGACGACGTCGTCGCGGCCGACTTCGCCATCGCCCACCTCGACGCCGACCTGCGCTGGTTGCAGACCACGCTGGACCGGGTCGTCGACTGGCACCGGGAGGTGCACTCGTGA
- a CDS encoding ABC transporter ATP-binding protein has translation MTQLQARAVVKAYGATPALRGITLDVAEGEIVAVTGPSGCGKSTLLHCLAGILRPDAGEVHYRGRRIDNTSEAARSRLRRTEFGVLFQFGQLVAELTAAENVALPLLLAGTRRRAARTVALSWLDRLGVAEVADVRPGEMSGGQQQRCATARALVTEPRVLFADEPTGALDTLSGEQVLTQVVRLAREQRTTVVLVTHEPRIAGYADREIVLRDGTVDHTGLGLDAALPGGRR, from the coding sequence GTGACGCAGCTACAGGCCCGCGCGGTGGTCAAGGCGTACGGCGCGACACCCGCTCTGCGCGGGATCACCCTCGACGTCGCCGAGGGGGAGATCGTCGCTGTCACGGGCCCGAGCGGCTGCGGCAAGTCGACCCTGCTGCACTGCCTCGCCGGGATCCTGCGACCGGACGCCGGCGAGGTGCACTACCGGGGCCGACGGATCGACAACACCTCCGAGGCGGCCCGGTCCCGGCTGCGGCGTACCGAGTTCGGGGTGTTGTTCCAGTTCGGCCAGCTCGTCGCGGAGTTGACCGCGGCGGAGAACGTCGCCCTTCCGCTGCTGCTCGCCGGCACGCGGCGGCGAGCGGCGCGGACGGTGGCGCTGAGCTGGCTGGACCGGCTCGGCGTGGCCGAGGTCGCCGACGTCCGTCCAGGGGAGATGTCCGGCGGTCAGCAGCAGCGCTGCGCCACCGCGCGGGCGCTGGTCACCGAGCCCCGGGTGCTCTTCGCCGACGAACCGACCGGCGCGTTGGACACGCTCAGCGGCGAGCAGGTGCTCACCCAGGTGGTGCGGCTGGCCCGGGAGCAACGCACCACGGTCGTCCTGGTCACCCACGAGCCGAGGATCGCCGGGTACGCCGACCGCGAGATCGTCCTGCGCGACGGCACGGTCGACCACACCGGACTCGGCTTGGACGCCGCGCTGCCCGGTGGCCGCCGGTGA